The proteins below are encoded in one region of Methanomassiliicoccus luminyensis B10:
- a CDS encoding GIY-YIG nuclease family protein: MSGGRTPGAYILLLRLDKDEDITVGKLGPARFPRGAYAYVGSAMGGLEARVRRHLDGGERKHWHIDHLSEVASGREALLFPSDEDRECTLNAMVATLPGSRIVLKGFGSSDCRCITHLHLLSAKGEELLRGMPGPRMRPSKARPDQGPENNIAPF, from the coding sequence ATGAGCGGCGGAAGGACGCCGGGCGCGTACATACTCCTTCTGCGTCTGGACAAGGATGAGGATATCACGGTGGGAAAGCTCGGCCCCGCCAGGTTCCCCCGGGGCGCCTACGCCTACGTGGGCTCGGCCATGGGCGGGCTGGAGGCTAGGGTTCGCCGTCACCTCGACGGCGGGGAGAGGAAGCACTGGCATATCGATCACCTATCAGAGGTCGCCAGCGGCAGGGAGGCGCTGCTGTTCCCTTCGGATGAAGACAGGGAGTGCACTCTCAACGCCATGGTCGCCACCCTGCCGGGGTCCCGCATTGTCCTGAAAGGCTTCGGCAGCTCGGACTGCCGCTGCATCACCCACCTTCACCTGCTGAGCGCGAAGGGCGAAGAGCTGTTGAGGGGCATGCCGGGGCCGCGCATGCGCCCCTCGAAAGCTCGACCGGATCAGGGTCCAGAGAACAATATCGCCCCTTTCTGA
- a CDS encoding FAD-binding oxidoreductase, with translation MQKLEAAIGAENVKTSKMERLLYGHDSTNVPKEILLGFNTIPDIVVRPRSTADVQRIVATAAKEGMSITPRGAASWYLSGAVTAYGGILIDMVGGMNKILKIDEENMTITAQAGASWKQVYDAAWEKGFLLGSYPSSFPSASLAGWISTAGVGIGTYKYGNAGDNIRNMVVVTPTGAVINTGFNNLFDASSGYNLNRLFVGTEGTLGVICEVTFKLVPRPEVLKPLAYSFESVEKLAEPIREITRSRAVPLHISWSDRNYFKWLQKIGHGGLDVGALLLVTLEGDKTITDYEEKVVDAIATKYGGKRESDEVAMHEWNERCYEQRGGELGLGVMASEVLVPTSEYAITAKELYGLIDSMKMEAGIIGIMCDRNTVMFMPMFLYDKESLTKSMVSFGFAYKAGEVAKKHGGRLLGGFGMLMGSQLKPLRGEGYDVMVAIKNALDPKEIMNPGKLLGMKTRFGLPVGAGLLGFGMTAISAAKKVMPGDTSLVDSKAEAFEQEELERDKPHQYKHDPLKDKKD, from the coding sequence GTGCAAAAGCTAGAGGCCGCCATCGGTGCGGAGAACGTAAAGACCAGCAAGATGGAGAGGCTGCTGTACGGCCATGACAGCACCAACGTGCCGAAGGAGATCCTGTTGGGCTTCAATACCATCCCCGATATCGTGGTCCGCCCCCGCTCCACCGCGGACGTGCAGAGGATCGTGGCGACCGCGGCGAAGGAAGGCATGTCCATCACCCCGAGAGGAGCGGCCAGCTGGTACCTCTCTGGAGCGGTGACCGCTTATGGCGGAATACTCATCGACATGGTCGGCGGGATGAACAAGATCCTCAAGATCGACGAGGAGAACATGACCATCACCGCTCAGGCCGGAGCTTCCTGGAAGCAGGTCTACGACGCCGCGTGGGAGAAAGGCTTCCTGCTCGGTTCCTATCCCAGCAGCTTCCCCTCCGCCTCCCTGGCTGGATGGATATCCACCGCGGGGGTCGGCATCGGCACCTACAAGTACGGGAACGCCGGGGACAACATCCGGAACATGGTCGTGGTCACGCCCACCGGAGCCGTCATCAACACCGGGTTCAACAACCTCTTTGACGCCTCATCCGGATACAACCTGAACCGCCTGTTCGTGGGCACCGAGGGCACCCTCGGCGTCATCTGCGAGGTCACCTTCAAGCTGGTCCCCCGCCCCGAGGTGCTCAAGCCCCTCGCCTACTCCTTCGAAAGCGTAGAGAAGCTCGCGGAACCCATCAGGGAGATAACCAGGTCCAGGGCCGTGCCCCTTCATATATCGTGGTCCGACCGGAACTACTTCAAGTGGCTGCAGAAGATCGGGCACGGCGGCCTTGACGTGGGCGCCCTGCTCCTGGTCACCCTGGAAGGCGACAAGACCATCACCGACTACGAGGAGAAGGTCGTCGACGCCATCGCCACCAAGTATGGCGGGAAGAGGGAGAGCGACGAGGTCGCCATGCACGAATGGAATGAGCGCTGCTACGAGCAGCGGGGCGGCGAGCTCGGCCTCGGGGTCATGGCGAGCGAGGTCCTGGTGCCAACCAGCGAGTACGCCATTACTGCCAAGGAGCTTTACGGCCTTATAGACTCTATGAAGATGGAAGCGGGCATCATCGGCATCATGTGCGACCGCAACACCGTCATGTTCATGCCCATGTTCCTGTACGACAAGGAGTCCCTGACCAAGTCCATGGTCTCCTTCGGCTTCGCCTACAAGGCCGGCGAGGTGGCCAAGAAGCACGGCGGCAGGCTGCTGGGCGGTTTCGGGATGCTGATGGGCTCCCAGCTGAAACCCCTGCGCGGGGAAGGCTACGACGTCATGGTCGCCATCAAGAACGCCCTCGATCCCAAGGAGATCATGAACCCCGGCAAGCTGCTGGGCATGAAGACCCGGTTCGGCCTTCCCGTGGGGGCCGGTCTCCTCGGCTTCGGCATGACCGCCATATCCGCGGCGAAGAAGGTAATGCCTGGGGACACCTCCTTGGTGGACAGCAAGGCCGAGGCTTTCGAGCAGGAAGAGCTGGAGAGGGACAAGCCCCACCAGTATAAGCATGACCCCCTCAAGGACAAGAAGGACTGA
- a CDS encoding winged helix-turn-helix transcriptional regulator, which yields MSLDDNDINILHALQTNGRLSFRQISEKVKISVPTVSNKVNSMEKLGVIRGYRADLDPERLGELSAVVTIKAKPADLVQIGEKFENDPQVRQMFHLSSGRLLLICTFVDAHLINEFATRLGSVSEISEYEIANVINVAKEEERAVVANGLNVIVQCSQCGREMRDQPMRLRENGREVYLCSPACMNAFQARNGPGGG from the coding sequence ATGAGCTTGGACGATAACGACATCAATATCCTCCATGCCCTCCAGACCAACGGCCGGCTTTCCTTCCGCCAGATCTCGGAGAAGGTCAAGATCAGTGTGCCTACGGTGAGCAACAAGGTGAACAGCATGGAGAAGTTGGGCGTGATACGCGGTTATCGTGCCGACCTCGACCCCGAGCGGCTGGGGGAGCTGAGCGCTGTGGTCACTATAAAGGCGAAGCCCGCCGACCTGGTCCAGATAGGGGAAAAATTCGAGAACGATCCCCAGGTGCGGCAGATGTTCCACCTCAGCTCCGGCCGCCTGCTCCTCATATGCACCTTCGTGGACGCGCACCTCATCAACGAGTTCGCCACCCGCCTCGGTTCGGTATCGGAGATATCCGAATACGAGATCGCCAACGTCATCAACGTGGCCAAGGAAGAGGAGCGGGCGGTGGTCGCCAACGGCCTTAATGTGATAGTTCAGTGCTCGCAGTGCGGACGGGAGATGAGGGACCAGCCCATGAGGCTGCGCGAGAACGGCAGGGAGGTCTACCTATGCTCTCCCGCCTGCATGAACGCGTTCCAGGCCAGGAACGGGCCGGGTGGCGGATGA
- a CDS encoding RidA family protein, which produces MGRAVYTKEAPNPVGPYSQAVKAGGLVFCSGQLGLDPRTGKFAGESAGEQTKQALENIKAVLEEAGSSMMSVVKTIIFVTDMNDFKDVNEVYAAYFEFDPPARSTVGVAKLPLGGKVEIEAIATLG; this is translated from the coding sequence ATGGGAAGAGCGGTGTACACTAAGGAGGCCCCCAATCCGGTGGGCCCCTATTCGCAAGCTGTGAAGGCCGGAGGCCTGGTGTTCTGCTCAGGACAGCTGGGCCTGGACCCCAGGACCGGGAAGTTCGCGGGAGAGAGCGCCGGGGAGCAGACCAAGCAGGCGCTGGAGAACATCAAGGCGGTGCTGGAAGAGGCCGGCTCGTCCATGATGTCGGTGGTCAAGACCATCATCTTCGTGACGGACATGAACGACTTCAAGGACGTCAACGAGGTTTACGCCGCGTACTTCGAGTTCGATCCGCCGGCCCGCTCCACCGTGGGGGTCGCCAAGCTCCCCCTGGGCGGGAAGGTCGAGATAGAAGCGATAGCCACGCTGGGGTGA
- a CDS encoding HAD family hydrolase, with translation MNLSGIKAIVFDMDGTLIHTTVDFRKMKGALVLRLETMGVPPHLRDPRDVIATILPAAESYLISEGRDGDLPSLRTWISEVMNRTELERVEETTPVRGAREVLPLLRERGYRLGLLTRGSRAYASEALRVAGLDIGFDAVVCRDDYPETEAKPNGVAMKRMADMLGVPVEQCLLVGDHLIDLSCARSSSARFVGVLTGAFGKEDWERAECVDVVDSVLSLPDLLRSAK, from the coding sequence ATGAACCTGAGCGGCATTAAGGCGATCGTTTTCGACATGGACGGGACCCTCATCCACACTACCGTGGACTTCCGCAAGATGAAGGGGGCGCTGGTCCTGCGGCTGGAGACCATGGGGGTGCCGCCGCATCTGCGGGACCCCCGTGACGTCATCGCCACCATCCTGCCCGCGGCCGAGTCGTACCTGATATCAGAGGGACGGGACGGTGACCTGCCCTCCCTGCGCACCTGGATCAGCGAGGTCATGAACCGCACTGAGCTGGAGAGGGTGGAGGAGACCACCCCAGTGAGGGGGGCCAGGGAGGTCTTGCCCCTGCTCAGGGAGAGGGGGTACCGGCTGGGGTTGCTGACCCGCGGCTCCCGGGCGTATGCGAGCGAGGCACTGCGCGTAGCTGGCCTGGATATCGGCTTCGACGCCGTGGTGTGCCGGGACGACTACCCTGAGACGGAAGCGAAGCCGAACGGGGTGGCGATGAAACGGATGGCCGACATGCTGGGCGTCCCGGTGGAGCAGTGCCTCCTCGTCGGCGACCACCTCATCGACCTGTCCTGCGCGAGGTCATCATCAGCCAGGTTCGTGGGGGTGCTCACCGGGGCGTTCGGGAAGGAGGACTGGGAACGCGCGGAGTGCGTGGATGTCGTCGACAGCGTTCTCTCGCTGCCGGACCTGCTCCGATCCGCTAAATAG
- a CDS encoding tetratricopeptide repeat protein codes for MNRASKKSLLTARERIVLHILSYQKFLQDSDAPMAITQEGIADAVDVGRNNVSKAVNVLADEGIVEVHTKHVKGFASVKKVYFLTQKGFQEGLAFKAEIESTKVVIVDFDGKEITDEVGKLSKYLPKRYTFLEIALGVTRGRFDCSSFHHGKVREERRYVDYTDRKPSVRTFFGRQEELKKLNDFITSETARIMVVYGIPGIGKTTLLAKFVQDVRERHNVFWYRVHEWVNLKILLSPIAEFLSQMGRKGLERYLSRTETPSVGEVSSILETELKDLPAVFILDDVQKADQTVHDFLAAMVGVLESLPHVSMIFTSREIPSFYSRSVVFKGEVVEMMLDGLDMDSSFRLIRNRELPESELMAIYTATRGHPLFLELIDSPKSALGKNVRMFIEQEVYAKLDPTERRILEIASIFRYPVLIDAFFSMEEGIAKEMGFAQKELEYKDYMVDYDTIDQLLNKSLMHESTGRMIGMHDLLRDFFYSRLAPRSRMAYHKAASRYYLQDRSAPSHVEAMYHCLMAKEYSTATKIAASYGRDIIAKGYGLPFGPLLAQLREQCEHIDNSEKMEILLLEGDIYEVKGEWDQAVVRFDEAGTLADPEKDKRLLAEINRRIGGIYLRRSLFDEAETYLVKSLGIAQAIQDTHTLVDIYYDLGGVFQSRGRNQEALSAFSMSRELAQTVGDDVGRGKALYGIGRVHTDLLDHNRAITYKKEALEIMEKTGDVDNIARVYVGIGHSLLDIGNFREGANYLEKAIDIGKASGNLELQGHAMRHAAAAHIELEEFGAAEDLLTASSKIFEKLNIKLLVAHMHLMRGYLYEKKQEWEWGKDEFNLALDMLRKMNKPSILGRWLFWVSKEYAKNGERSAAYAMLSEAQMYFQNEPMDQIKKDIEEALAQNGA; via the coding sequence TTGAACCGCGCGTCCAAGAAGTCCCTGCTGACGGCAAGGGAGAGGATCGTCCTTCATATCTTATCATACCAGAAATTCCTGCAAGACTCCGATGCGCCCATGGCCATCACGCAGGAAGGCATAGCGGACGCGGTCGACGTCGGACGCAACAACGTGTCAAAGGCGGTGAACGTCCTCGCCGACGAGGGGATCGTGGAGGTGCACACCAAACATGTGAAGGGCTTCGCCAGCGTCAAGAAGGTGTACTTCCTGACCCAGAAGGGGTTCCAGGAAGGACTGGCCTTTAAGGCCGAGATCGAGAGCACCAAGGTGGTCATCGTCGATTTCGACGGGAAGGAGATCACCGATGAGGTGGGAAAGCTCAGCAAATACCTTCCGAAGCGCTACACCTTCCTGGAGATAGCCCTCGGCGTGACCAGGGGGAGGTTCGACTGCTCCTCCTTCCACCACGGCAAGGTGAGGGAGGAGAGGCGCTATGTGGACTACACCGATCGGAAGCCGTCGGTGAGGACGTTCTTCGGCCGGCAGGAAGAACTGAAGAAGCTCAACGACTTCATTACCTCCGAGACCGCCCGGATAATGGTGGTGTATGGGATCCCCGGCATCGGGAAGACCACCCTGCTGGCGAAGTTCGTGCAGGACGTGAGGGAACGCCACAACGTGTTCTGGTACCGGGTCCACGAGTGGGTTAACCTGAAGATCCTCCTCTCGCCCATCGCGGAGTTCCTCTCCCAGATGGGGAGGAAAGGGCTGGAGAGGTACCTGTCGAGGACCGAGACGCCCAGCGTGGGAGAGGTGTCGTCAATCCTGGAGACCGAGCTGAAGGACCTGCCCGCGGTGTTCATACTGGACGATGTGCAGAAGGCCGACCAGACCGTGCATGACTTCCTGGCCGCCATGGTGGGGGTGCTGGAATCGCTTCCCCACGTATCCATGATATTCACCAGCCGCGAGATACCGTCGTTCTACTCGCGCAGCGTGGTGTTCAAGGGGGAGGTCGTGGAGATGATGCTGGACGGCCTGGACATGGACAGCAGCTTCCGCCTGATCCGGAACCGGGAGCTCCCGGAATCGGAGCTCATGGCCATATACACCGCCACCCGTGGCCACCCTCTCTTCCTGGAGCTTATCGACAGCCCCAAGAGCGCGCTCGGCAAGAACGTCCGCATGTTCATCGAACAGGAGGTGTACGCCAAGCTCGACCCCACCGAGAGGAGGATCCTGGAAATCGCCTCCATATTCAGGTACCCCGTCCTCATCGATGCGTTCTTCAGCATGGAGGAGGGGATCGCCAAGGAGATGGGGTTCGCCCAGAAGGAGCTGGAGTACAAAGACTACATGGTGGACTATGACACCATCGACCAGCTGCTCAACAAGTCCCTGATGCACGAGTCCACCGGCCGCATGATCGGCATGCACGACCTGTTGAGGGACTTCTTCTATTCGCGACTGGCCCCGAGGTCCCGGATGGCCTATCATAAAGCGGCGTCAAGGTACTATCTGCAGGACCGGTCCGCGCCGTCGCACGTGGAGGCGATGTACCACTGCCTGATGGCCAAGGAATACTCCACCGCTACCAAGATCGCGGCCAGCTATGGAAGGGATATCATCGCCAAGGGCTATGGCCTTCCGTTCGGCCCGCTGCTCGCCCAGCTGAGAGAGCAGTGCGAACACATCGACAATAGCGAGAAAATGGAGATACTCCTGTTGGAGGGCGACATCTACGAGGTCAAGGGGGAATGGGACCAGGCGGTCGTCAGGTTCGATGAGGCAGGAACGCTGGCGGACCCTGAGAAGGATAAAAGGCTGCTCGCGGAGATAAACCGCCGGATAGGTGGCATCTACCTGCGCAGGTCCCTGTTCGACGAGGCCGAGACATACTTGGTGAAGAGTCTGGGGATCGCGCAGGCCATTCAGGACACTCACACCCTGGTGGACATCTACTATGATTTGGGCGGGGTGTTCCAGAGCCGCGGAAGGAACCAGGAGGCTCTGAGCGCCTTCTCGATGTCCCGGGAGCTTGCCCAGACGGTCGGCGACGATGTGGGGCGGGGAAAGGCGCTGTACGGCATCGGGAGGGTCCACACCGACCTTCTGGACCACAACCGGGCCATAACGTACAAGAAAGAGGCTTTGGAGATCATGGAGAAGACCGGCGATGTCGACAACATCGCCAGGGTGTATGTCGGAATAGGTCACAGTCTGCTGGACATTGGTAACTTCAGAGAAGGGGCCAACTATCTCGAGAAAGCAATCGATATTGGGAAGGCTTCTGGGAATCTCGAACTTCAGGGGCATGCGATGCGCCACGCCGCCGCCGCGCACATCGAGTTGGAGGAGTTCGGAGCGGCAGAGGATCTGCTGACCGCGTCGTCCAAGATCTTCGAGAAACTGAACATCAAATTGCTGGTGGCCCACATGCACCTGATGCGGGGCTACCTGTACGAAAAGAAGCAAGAATGGGAATGGGGCAAGGATGAATTTAACCTGGCCCTAGATATGCTGCGTAAAATGAACAAGCCCTCTATCCTGGGGAGATGGCTGTTCTGGGTCTCCAAGGAATACGCCAAAAATGGAGAGAGGTCCGCGGCCTACGCGATGTTGTCCGAGGCTCAGATGTATTTTCAGAACGAGCCCATGGATCAGATCAAGAAAGATATAGAGGAAGCGCTGGCGCAGAACGGTGCATAA